In the genome of Methylomagnum ishizawai, the window GACCCCCGGCCCCCATTGGCTCACCGCCAGCGACGGCACGCTGAAGGGCGGCAGCAACCCCTTCAAGGCTTTCAACCAGGAACCCAGCTACAAGATTTATTGGGGCGATATCCACGGCCACACCAAATTCTCCGACGGCCTGGGGGAAAACGCGGAAGAATATTTCTGGTACGCCCAGACAGGGCAGCACCTGGACGTGTGCGCGCTCAGCGACCACTCCCAGAAACACTGGCCGGAAACCATAGCCGCGGTCAAATCCTTCTATAAGCCGGGGGAATTCGTGACCCTCCTCGGCTTCGAGGCCAGCCTGCCGGGTGGCCATATCAACCTGTATTTCCGTGGCGATACCGCCCCGCTCGTGGACGACTGGGCCAAACAGACCTATCAGGGCTTGACGAACAGTCTGGCCCAACAGTTCGGGACCGACCTCATCACCGGTCCCCACGCCTTCGGCCACGACTCGAACGAACCCTACGCCTTCGGTGCCTGGAACGACACCGTGGAGCGCTTCGTCGAAGTCTATTCCAAGCACGGGGCCAGCGAATATCCCGGCAACCCCACCCCGCTGCTCAACGCCAGCAAGGATATGTCCCACTACCTACAGGGCGGGCTGGCCGCCGGGCGGCGTTTCGGGGTCATCGGCTCCGGGGACGGGCACGATTCCCACCCAGGCCGGGCCTTCGGCGGGGCTTATCCCGGTGGATTGGTGGCCTTCCGCGCCAAGGAACTGACCCGGGAAGCCATCTTCAATGCCTGGCAGAACTTCCAGGTCTACGCCACCAGCGCGGACCGTATCTACCTGGACTTCACCATCAACGATTCGTGGATGGGGGCGCAACTCACCACCGGCGATCCCGTGCGGGTGCATTACGAAGTGATCGCCCAGACCCCACAGGTCAAAGCCGAACTGATCCGCAACAACACGGTGATCCGGAGCGACTCGTCGAAGCTGGGGCATATCAATATCGATTTCACCGACACCCCCACCGCCCCTAAAAACTTCTACTATCTGAGGGTCACCCAGAGCAATTCGGAACGCGCCTGGTCCACGCCGATTTGGATCGACAAACCCGGTGCGGCCGGCAAGGCGTCGGCACCGCCCGCGGTGGCCAACCCCCCGGCGGCACCCGCACGCCGGGCACCGGCCAGCGCCTCCGACGACGACATGGACTGATCGTATCCCCACCGGGGAGCGCGGCGCGATCCCGGCTCCCCGGCGGACAAGCACGGCACCCAGGCACCCGGTCAATCGGCGGCTTGGGAACCCGGCCCGCCGGACCCCGCACCAAGCCGGCCCAACCCCGCCCCAAATCGCCCTCGTCGCGCTGTCATAAAGCCCACATAATCCACAGCGTCATCCGGGCCTTGTCGCGAACCCAACAAAATCAAGCCCCTAGGCCGCGTGACGGTAGCAATCCCGACATTGGCGGGTTTTTTGCTTTATGCCAGCCTAAAAACCCACGCCCCAAGGAGACTCCACGCCGATGCGATATGAGCAAGCGTTACGCACGCTGAACCCCGACACCGGCAAGGCACTGGCCGGGTTGCCCGAACCCTCCACCGAGAATCCCCAGATGACCCCCCTGCGACTCTTCATGGAAACCATGGACCAATCGCCCGTCGCGATCTCCATCACCGACCAACGCGCCAACATCATCTACGTCAACCAAGCCTTCACCCGCATCACCGGCTACAGCCCCGAGGAAGCCATCGGCCGCAACGAGTCCATGCTCTCCGACAAGATCACGCCGAAACGGGTCTACCAAGACCTATGGGCCACGTTGGGCCAGAAGAAGGTCTGGCAGGGCGTCCTGGTCAACCGCCACAAGACCCAGGGCAAATACCTGGCCGACCTCACCATCGCCCCCATGCTGGACGAGCGCGGCGAACTCACCCATTACATCGGCATCCACCGCGACGTGACCGAGTTCTACGGCCTGGAGCAAAAGGTCAAGAACCAGAAGAAGCTGATCGAGACCGTGGTCGATTCCATCCCGGTCGCCACCGTCCTGCTCGACGCCGGGGACCGGGTGGTGTTCGACAACCTGGTCTACAAGGGCTTGACCAGCGAACTGGGCGTGGCCGAACCCGTCCAGTTGTTCCTGAAAATGCTGCGCGAAGAAATCGGCGACCGCTGGCACGACCTCGAACGCCGCGGCAAAAGCTTCCGCAACCACGAAATCCGGGTCGATCTCGGCGGCTACCGGCCCCCGCGCTGGTTTTCCTGCGCCGGTACCTGGTTCTCGGAGAACGATATCGGCGTGGAGGCTTATTTCCAGCAGCGCCAGCAAACCTACCTGCTGCTGACCCTGACCGATATCACCCAGCAAAAGCGCCAACAAGAGGAAATCCGCATCAATGCGCTCAAAGCCATCATGGCCGACGAGGAACGCATCCAGAGCCTTCGGGAAACCCTGTCCGGGGTGATCCACCAGGTCCAAGCCCCGGTCAACATGCTCTCCGCCGCCCTGAACATGCTGGAACGCCGCCGCCGCAACGGCGACGACAACGCCGCGCTGGCGGGGCTATTGAAACAAGCCTTGGATTCGGGCCAGGACACCGTCGCCACCCTGCAAGGCTGCATGCCCGACCCCGACCCAGCCAAGGTCGCCCCGGTCAACATCAACCAAGTCCTGCACGAGGTGCTGATCCTCTTGACGCCGAGGCTGCTGGCCGACGGCATCATCATCGAATGGCAACCGACGCCGGTCCTTCCCACCATCATGGCGCTGGAAAACCGCCTCCGCGCCATGTTCAAGCAACTCTTGGAGAACGCCATCGACGCCATGCGCCAAAATGGTGCGAAGCCACGCGAACTCAGGATCGCCACCCGGCCCGAAGCCGACCTGATCCACATCGTGATCGAGGATTCCGGTCCCGGCATCCCGGTGGAACTCAGGACCAAGGTGTTCGAGCCGTTCTTCTCCACCAAGGGCGGGGCCGGCCGGCAAGCGGGCATGGGCCTCGCCATGGTGCAGGACGTGGTGAACAGCCACGCTGGAATGATTATGATCGACCCGGAGTACCAAGATGGCTGCCGTATCCGCCTGCAATTCGACATACACCATTCCGCCGCGAATTAAGGGGATTTCCATGGTTGAACGCACTGAACTCGTCGAGCATGAGTTGGACGCGTTATATCAAGTCAGCCGGGTTTTGAACGGCACCCTGAGCTTGCAGGACAAACTCCGGCAGGTGTTGGAGGTGCTGCACCAGCGGGCCGGCATGAGGGCCGGACTCATCACCCTCCGGGAACTGGACAGCGACGCGCTGTCGGTGTGCGCGGTACACCGCGAAGGCGGCGAACCCCTGGACGACAAGGTGAGCTACCAACCGGGCGAAGGCCTGGTCGGGGCCATCCTGGACAAGGGCGACACCCTCATCGTCGAGCGCCTCGCCGAGGAACCCCGCTTCCTGGGGAAGCTCAAGCTCTACGACCCGGAACTGCCCTTCATCGGCTCGCCCATCCATGTCGGCGACAACGAGATGGTCGGCGTCCTGGCCGCCCAGCCGGTGGCCAACGATTGGCTCAGGGACCGCGCCCGCTTCATGGAGATGGTCGCCAACCTCATTGCCCAGAGCGCGGGGCTGTTGCGCAGCATGGAGCAGAAGCAGCGCGATTTGGCGATGGAGCGCGACCAGCTCAAGCAGACCCTGCGCAAGAACTACCGCTTCGAGAACATCATCGGCCACGCCCAGCCCATGATGCGGGTATTGGAACTGGTGCGGCAGGTGTCGAAATGGAACACCACGGTGCTGATCCGGGGCGAATCCGGCACGGGTAAAGAGGTCATCGCCAACGCCATCCATTACAACTCGGCCTGCGCCAACGGACCGTTCCTCCGGCTGAACTGCGCGGCCCTGCCCGACAACCTGCTGGAATCCGAATTGTTCGGCCACGAGAAGGGCGCGTTCAGCGGCGCGGTGACGCTACGCAAGGGGCGCTTCGAGCTGGCCCACAACGGCACCTTGTTCCTGGACGAAATCGGCGAGATTTCCCCGGCGTTCCAGGCCAAACTGCTACGGGTGATCCAGGAGGGCGAATTCGAGCGGGTCGGCGGCAGCCAGACCCTCAAGGTCAACGTCCGCATCATCGCCGCCACCAACCGCGACCTGGAATACGAGGTGGACGAGGGCCGGTTCCGCGAGGATTTGTATTACCGCCTCAACGTCATGCCCATCCATCTGCCACCCTTGCGCGAGCGTTTGGAGGACATCCCGGAACTCGCCCGCTTCCTGCTGGGGCGGATTTCCAAGCAACAGGGCGGGCGGCCCTTGGAACTCAAGGAGAGCGCCATCCGCCTGTTGATGCGTTATAGCTGGCCGGGCAACGTGCGCGAACTGGAAAACCGCATCGAACGCGCCGCCATCATGAGCCCCGATGGGGTGATCGACCGCGATGTGCTGGCCCTGAGCGGCTTCGAGGACGATTTGAACACGCCCGCGCCCAAGCCTTCCTCCGCCAGCAGCAAGGAAGCCACCATCGACTTCACCGACGAGAGCCTAGACGAACGCGAACGGGTCATCGCGGCCCTGGAGCAATCGGGCTGGGTACAGGCCAAGGCTGCGCGTTTGCTCAACATGACGCCGCGGCAGATCGCTTACCGGGTGCAGACTTTGAATATCAAGATGAAAAGAATCTGAGCGCATTTCACCCCGTGTCACCCCGTCGCATTTTTCATCTAAAGCCCTGATTCTCAGGGCTTTTTTTATGTCACCCCGTCGCATCCCATCGCACCGAATCGCATTGTTTGGGTGTACCCAAGGGTGTACCCTTTTTTTGGGTACACCCCGGCCCCTTCTGAATCTTCCCCAAAAACACGCACCAACATGGTGCTTTAACGGGTAAAAAGCCAGTAACCACGCGGGTTTGAGGCCGAAAAAATGGGTACACCCTTGGGTACACCCCCCTTTGAATAGGTCGGCTTACTACCCCCCACTTTGAATATGACGAAGGCGCGAGCATGGGCAAACTCACGGACCTGGAAATCAAGCGCAGGATCGAGGCCGGACAGGCTTTCGAGGGGCTGAGCGATGGCGACGGGCTTTACCTGCGCTGGCCCAAAGGACCGGACGGCAAGCCGTCCTACAAGAAGCCGATATGGCGGTTCCGCTACAAGATCGACGGCAAGACCCGCGTCATGAATATCGGCGCTTATGGAGCGCTGGGACTTGCTGACGCCCGGAAGCTGATTCGGGAACTGCGGGCGCGGGTGGCGCTGGGCTTCGATCCGGCCATGGAGAAGCGCCAGCGCAAGGCAGAGAACCGCGCCCAGGCGGAAATTCAAAGCCTTGTCCGCACGGTGTCCCAACTGGCCGATGAATTCTTCGCCCGCTACGTGGACGGGAAGTTGAAGCGCCCCGAGACGATCCGGCAACGGTTGGACCTGTACGTCAAGCGGTCCCTCATCGGCGGTTTGCCCGTGGATCAAGTCAAGCCGCTGCACATCGACCAGGTGCTTACCGGCATCGTCGATACCGGCAAGCTGCGCACGGCGAACGACATACTTCGGTGGCTCAAGCGGATATTCGATTTCGGGGTGACCCGGCATTATCTGGAGACCAACCCGGCGGCGGCTTTCGGTGTGCGGGACGCGGGCGGTTCGGAGAAGTCGCGGGAGCGGGCGCTGTCCTTGGGCGAGGTGGCGGCGCTGTTCGAGGCCATGAAGGCATCGGCCACTTTCAGCCCCCAGAACGCCCTGGCCGTCCGGCTGTTGTTGGCGCTGGGCGTCCGCAAGATGGAACTCTTGGGAGCGCCTTGGGAGGAATTCGACCTGGATTCCGGCGTCTGGTACCTTCCGGCGATGCGGGCCAAGAACGAAAAGGACATCCGCATTCCCTTGCCGCCGCTGGCGGTCGATATGCTGCGCGAGCTGCACGTCCTGGCCTGTGGGAGCGCCTTCGTCTTTCCGCGCCGGGGCGGGGTGGGCCGGATCGATAAGCCCATGGCCGAATCGACCTTGAATACCGCCCTTCATTCCCTGCCGCATGGCTTGGAGCCGTTCACGGTCCATGACTTCCGGCGCACCGTCCGTACCCAACTGGCGGCGCTGAACATCCCGCCGCATATCTGCGAACGGTGCTTGAACCATGCGATTCCGGGGATTGCCGGGGTTTACGACCGCTTCGACTATTTCGAGGAACGCAAGGCGGCGCTGGGCGCTTGGGCCGCTGTGCTGGCCGGGCTGGAATCGGGTTCCAAGGTGGTGCCGATCCGGGGGCGGAAGGATTGAACCCGCGTTCCACTTCGCCCCGTTGCATGGCGTATCATTCCAAGCGGACCGCGACCGTTGGAGCGGCGCATCGACACCACCGGGAGAATCCCCCCATGTGTGAATCAGCCACTTTGGAACGCATCACCCAAGCCGTGCGCGGCTTGCCGGAACCTTTGGCGGAAAAGGTTTTGGAATATATCGAAGACTTAGCCGACATTGCCGAGGCGAACGCCCGGCTTGCCGATCCGCAACCCGCCATCCCCTTGGAAGACATCATCCGTGAATTCGATTTGGAAGGTTGACTTCGATCCTAGGGCGCGGGCCGACTTCGCCAAACTGGACAAGCCCGTTCAACAGCGCATCGTCAAGTTCCTAGGCCGCTTGACGGTCGATCCAAGGCAACACGGCGCGGCGCTGCAAGGGGAAACCTTGGGCAACTATTGGAAATACCGTGTCGGGGATTACCGGCTTATCGCCGATATTCAAGACGGCAAGTTGACCGTGCTGGTTGTCGCCATCGGGCATCGTTCCAGAATCTACCGATAACCCCCACACCAAGGCGCGGTCATCAGCCTCCGAAGCATCGGCGAACTTCCCGTTCCGACCATGAGCAACTCGCCGCGCTGGTGTATCATGCCCGACAGCCGCGCCTAGCCTTTGGCCGGGCGAACCATGGACCCCCTTTCACCCATGTTGGCGCGGCTCCCCACCTGAAAGGCCAGCCCGAAAGGGGGCTATCTCCATTCCCGTTTCCCAAGGCCGGGGGAAACCCTCATATCCATCCCACCCCATGGGGAATAGCTATGCCATCCGTAGCGGAAAGGGTCTATGAAATCACGCGGAATCTGCCGGAATCGAAGGCGGCGGAAGTATTGAGGTTCGCCGAAGCCCTACAGGCCGAACCCGAGGCCGGGGAAGGCGATTTCTTCGCCCTGGCGGGTTTGTGGCAAGGCCGCGATATTGGCGCGGCGGCACTGCGGCGGAAGGCGTGGCCGGAGCGGTCCCGGTGATTCTCTGCGATACGAACATCCTGATCGAGTTCTACAAGAACAATCCGGCCATTGTCCAAGCGCTTCGGGCCATCGGGCCTAGCGCCCTGGCCGTGAGTGTCGTCACCCAAGCCGAGTTGTATTTCGGGGCGTTGAACAAACGGGAGCTATCGAGTATCCGCCGACATTTGGCGTTGATCCGGTGTATTCCCTTGGATGGGGCTATCTCGGGGCGGTTCGTCGAATTGATGGAAACCTATTCCCTGAGCCATGGCTTGGCGATCCCGGACGCGCTCATCGCGGCGACGGCCTTGGTTCATTCCCTGGAACTCTACACGCTGAACACCAAAGATTTCCGGTTCATCGCGGGCTTGGGCCTGTATATGCCCAATACCCACTGACCGGACAGAAAACAGCCGCGCCTAGCCTTTGGCCGGGCGAACCATGGGCACCCTTTCACCCATGTTGGCGCGACTCCCCACCTGAAAGGCCAGCTCAAAAGTGGCTGCACTTATTATTTTTCTAAGCCAAAGATAATCCCCGCATTGTCCATTTCTTGCTTTTAATCCACGAGGGAAATCCCCCGGCTTTATCGGGAGATTGTTACTTAACAAATAGCTTTTTAGGTGCGTTATGGCGGAATACAAAATAACAATAATAAAGCTGCAAGACAAAAAGATAATTGATTGTTTTATTAAAATATCAAAAAATCTGGGGTTTACTGATTCAAAGTGCAATATACAATTGCCAGTTGGCATTAATTATGATATTAACCTAAGTGATGACAATCAATTAAAAAAAATTCAACATATTATTGATAGCGCCGCAATACTTACGGATGAAATTAGGCTTTCGCTCAATAACGGTAGTTTTAATATATCGGTTTTTAGAGGGGGGGCCAGGAATCAACAGAAGTCGCCAATATATGACGAATTGGCTTTTAATTTTTCAGATCAGAATCAGAATAAAATATTAAATGATACAAAACTATTTATATTAAAAACTATTAATGACGATCTTAATCCATTTAACCCGGACCGGCAACTTTCTGGAGCACTAACCCCAGAGCAAGAGGCGCTTCAAGCGATACATCAAGAAACACTTAACCGCCTAGAACAGTTAAATGAAAAACTAATACAAGAAACACAGAATTTTCGGGAACGCCTAGATAAAGAATATGCGGATAAATCATCAAAACTTAATGAAGCGCACGATAAGCAACGCACCAATCTAGAAAATGAATATGCTGATAAGAAACAGGAATTAGAAGCAGAAAAGAACAGCTTGGAAGAGCTTAGAAAAAGCCTGGACGATAGAAGCAACACTCATGCAAGGCGAAAAATACGTACAGACATATTAGAAGAAGTAAAAAATAGGACCGAAAAATTTAGTTTAACGGACGGCACCGTAAAGCTTAGAACCCCAATAACGGTATCAATGATTATCCTAATCAGCATATTAGGACTAGGTGCCATTCAAGCCTCATATGAGTTCTACCAGAAATTAGGCCAAGCCGAATCATATATTATTTATATAATATCCGCTAGATTATTTGCTTTTACATTTGGTGCTGTAGGCTCACTGATTTATTTCATTCGCTGGCTAAATCGATGGTTCGAGCAACATGCACAAGCCGAATTCCAGCTCCGCCAGTTTCGGCTTGATATTGAGCGAGCAAGTTGGATAGTCGAAACCACTTTAGAATGGAATGATGCAAAGGGAACAACTATCCCAGACAAACTACTTGAAAGCTTGAGTAAAAACTTGTTTAACGATAGCTCCCAACCTCCTGAGCCTATTGCACACCCAGCCGACCAACTAGCTTCCGCACTATTGGGAAGCGCAGCATCTATCAAGCTGAAAGCTGGTGAATCCGAAATTGACATAAATCCGAATAAGCTAAATAAGCCAGTAGATAATAAAAAACCCAATTCTTAGCCAATAAAACCACCGCGCCTAGCCCTGGCCGGGCGAACCACGGGCACCCTTTCACCCGTCCGGCGCGACTTCCCTCCTGAAAGGCCAGCCCGGAAAGGGGGCTTCATGTTCGACGATCTTCTGTTTCTCTTGGATATACCGAAGAATAAGGTTCCCGTATGGGAATGGGCGAAACGCGGATGGATCAAAGACGTTGAGGAACTTTCCCCTTATTTTATCGCCTTGCTACGCTATCCATATCTGGGCATAAAGGAAGACGACAAAAGCCAATATGAAAACTTGAGAAAAAACTTCATCATGTTTTCGGGCTTAATAAAATCGGCGATCAATACTGGGGAATTACCGGCAAAACCCATAGATTTCTACGATCATCATTGGCCCTTTTCCACTCTGGGAACGCCCGGATTGAATCCACTCGCAGAG includes:
- a CDS encoding type II toxin-antitoxin system RelE family toxin codes for the protein MNSIWKVDFDPRARADFAKLDKPVQQRIVKFLGRLTVDPRQHGAALQGETLGNYWKYRVGDYRLIADIQDGKLTVLVVAIGHRSRIYR
- a CDS encoding type II toxin-antitoxin system VapC family toxin; translation: MAGAVPVILCDTNILIEFYKNNPAIVQALRAIGPSALAVSVVTQAELYFGALNKRELSSIRRHLALIRCIPLDGAISGRFVELMETYSLSHGLAIPDALIAATALVHSLELYTLNTKDFRFIAGLGLYMPNTH
- a CDS encoding tyrosine-type recombinase/integrase encodes the protein MGKLTDLEIKRRIEAGQAFEGLSDGDGLYLRWPKGPDGKPSYKKPIWRFRYKIDGKTRVMNIGAYGALGLADARKLIRELRARVALGFDPAMEKRQRKAENRAQAEIQSLVRTVSQLADEFFARYVDGKLKRPETIRQRLDLYVKRSLIGGLPVDQVKPLHIDQVLTGIVDTGKLRTANDILRWLKRIFDFGVTRHYLETNPAAAFGVRDAGGSEKSRERALSLGEVAALFEAMKASATFSPQNALAVRLLLALGVRKMELLGAPWEEFDLDSGVWYLPAMRAKNEKDIRIPLPPLAVDMLRELHVLACGSAFVFPRRGGVGRIDKPMAESTLNTALHSLPHGLEPFTVHDFRRTVRTQLAALNIPPHICERCLNHAIPGIAGVYDRFDYFEERKAALGAWAAVLAGLESGSKVVPIRGRKD
- the nifA gene encoding nif-specific transcriptional activator NifA, with amino-acid sequence MVERTELVEHELDALYQVSRVLNGTLSLQDKLRQVLEVLHQRAGMRAGLITLRELDSDALSVCAVHREGGEPLDDKVSYQPGEGLVGAILDKGDTLIVERLAEEPRFLGKLKLYDPELPFIGSPIHVGDNEMVGVLAAQPVANDWLRDRARFMEMVANLIAQSAGLLRSMEQKQRDLAMERDQLKQTLRKNYRFENIIGHAQPMMRVLELVRQVSKWNTTVLIRGESGTGKEVIANAIHYNSACANGPFLRLNCAALPDNLLESELFGHEKGAFSGAVTLRKGRFELAHNGTLFLDEIGEISPAFQAKLLRVIQEGEFERVGGSQTLKVNVRIIAATNRDLEYEVDEGRFREDLYYRLNVMPIHLPPLRERLEDIPELARFLLGRISKQQGGRPLELKESAIRLLMRYSWPGNVRELENRIERAAIMSPDGVIDRDVLALSGFEDDLNTPAPKPSSASSKEATIDFTDESLDERERVIAALEQSGWVQAKAARLLNMTPRQIAYRVQTLNIKMKRI
- the nifL gene encoding nitrogen fixation negative regulator NifL: MRYEQALRTLNPDTGKALAGLPEPSTENPQMTPLRLFMETMDQSPVAISITDQRANIIYVNQAFTRITGYSPEEAIGRNESMLSDKITPKRVYQDLWATLGQKKVWQGVLVNRHKTQGKYLADLTIAPMLDERGELTHYIGIHRDVTEFYGLEQKVKNQKKLIETVVDSIPVATVLLDAGDRVVFDNLVYKGLTSELGVAEPVQLFLKMLREEIGDRWHDLERRGKSFRNHEIRVDLGGYRPPRWFSCAGTWFSENDIGVEAYFQQRQQTYLLLTLTDITQQKRQQEEIRINALKAIMADEERIQSLRETLSGVIHQVQAPVNMLSAALNMLERRRRNGDDNAALAGLLKQALDSGQDTVATLQGCMPDPDPAKVAPVNINQVLHEVLILLTPRLLADGIIIEWQPTPVLPTIMALENRLRAMFKQLLENAIDAMRQNGAKPRELRIATRPEADLIHIVIEDSGPGIPVELRTKVFEPFFSTKGGAGRQAGMGLAMVQDVVNSHAGMIMIDPEYQDGCRIRLQFDIHHSAAN